The Alkalihalophilus pseudofirmus nucleotide sequence GAGACAAGTTTTAAAGGTCCTTTACATTTATTAGATATATCTCTATGAACCCACTCGTTCCAAGGAAAGTCATCAATATGCCCATGCTTACAAACTGTAACAAACGGTACTTGAACTAAGTAACCATTATTACAATGTTTGCACTTTTTCTTACTAATATCAGCGAGATGTAGCTTCTCCATTTTCCTACAACGGTTACAATAAAACCATGTAGGAAATAGTATCATAGGAATTTTAAGATCTACATTTTTAAGGCTGCCTCCACTTTTGCCAAATATTGATCTATAATCGGGAGGAAGACGAAACTCCTTAACTCCTAAGATATTCTCAAGTCTCGACTCATTAAACCTATAATCAGCTAAATCAACATTGTTTCCTTTAAACCACTGATCAAGTACACCTGTCATCATATTAATACCTTCATTGTTTGTTGATATTGCACCTACACCAAAAGGTGATATCAACTCAGCCCTTCTTAAAGGGATTCTGGTTTCATTTTTATTTTTCATACAAGCATTTCCTCCAACTCTTTCACAAGATAAGAGTTTGTGACTTCACCTTGACATGAAGCATCTACATTTCTCATTGACATAGGAACAGGTAGTGCGGTACTTTTGTATCTTTCTTGGACATAACTTCCTGACTGATACATTAGAAAATATCCTCCATCACTTTTCTCTTCCCAACTTGTTGCACCTAAATTCAGAATATGGTTTACGTATAAATCAAAGTTTTTCTCTACCACTGGGGTTTGCTTAGGATCAATCAACTTTACACGGTTTAATAGTAAAGCTTTAAAATTATTTAATGAGTTTATATGCTCCCGTACATACTCAGGTGAATCTGCTACTTTTTCATCATGTAACTGTCTCAGATATCCAATAATTAACCCATATAAAGATCTATTAATACATGGATCTGAATAAGGAGTTACACTTGTTGGCTCAACTTTTGAATACAGTCGTTCATGATACTCTCTAAAATGTTCATAGTGGGATTTATCTCTAGAGATTCCCGTTTTATATAAAGTAACTACAAGACCTGGACGCTCTTTCCAATTTCGGCCAACCCTACCTGTAACTTGAATATACTGCGCTGTATTCTTTGGTTGACCCACTACAGTCATCAATGAAAGCCGATCAATATCTACCCCTACCTCTATTATGTTAGAAGCTAGACATACATCAATAGAATTCTTGTTATCTTTTAATTTATGAATTACATCTGAAACTTCTCCACTATCTAATCGTGAAGTAAGTTCAAGAAAATTATTAAGCCATCGTGTCTGGTTTCTATCTGTTATATTGTGTTTTTTACGTACCTGGTTAAGATAACTAGGTATATCTGTTTGTAATAATGTGAGCGCGCCACCTAATTCTCTTAAACTATTAAAGAAACTTAATAACGTCCAAAAAGGGTCTCTATTGTCTTCTTGGAAATTCATTACAGATTGCAATAATATAGAATATATTTTCACCTGTAACATCTGCATACCTATTACTGGAGAATAAACCCCCACATACTTTCTTCCTTTAGCTGGAAGGTTATTTTCCTCAACAGCTACTTTCGCAAAAAAGGAATCATCATGGGAAAGCCCAGGACTTGGGAAAAGTTTAGCTTTATTTTTATCTCTTCCATATAGAGCCATTATCTGTTCTTCATAACGACGTATTGTTGCGGTTGAACATATTATTTTTGGTTTAATTGGATTTTCAGTTCTTCGATCCGTTGATAATTCTTCTATTAATATTTCATACATACCCGTCATTGACCCTAACGGACCTGATATAAGATGAAGTTCATCCTGAATGATCAAATTTGGAGGTGAGTAATGCCTTTTCCCATTCCTATCAATCCCAAATAATGCGCGTGCTTCTGGTTTCCACGATAACATAGCAAATTTATCTATTGTCCCAATAATAAACGTAGGCTGATGTTCATAAATAGATTCGTCTACAATATATACATCTATTTTGTTATGAAATGGGCATTTCTTATCTGGGCAATTAATTATTAATTCTTTATTTTTCCGGCTATAGTCATAGCCAAGAACTCGTTCTTCCTTTTTCATTGTTTTTTTACGTCTAGAAGCTAATCCTGTTGACACATTCTCATCTTCAACTGTATATTTCCCCAATTTTGCCCCGCACCACGGACAAGACTTTACTATAAAAGACTTACGGTCATTTCCTTCTTTCCACTGCTTTAGTTGCTCTTTAGCACCATAAGAACCTTCATTTTGATTTGGTGTTACTTTCGAACCTAACCAGATTCCTATTGAGAAAGGAGTTCCCCCAAGGTCCTCAGAGAATTTTTTGCGCAACATTTCCATTGCACAAATTAATCTAGAAGAACGTTGAAATTGGTCAGTTGTTAACAAGCGAAGAGTGTATCTCATGATTATATCTGTGCCAGTGTCATTGTTATCTTTAAGTCTTTTTAAGAACATTGAGAAAGCTGCTACACCTAAATAAGCCTCCGTTTTCCCACCACCTGTAGGAAACCAAATTAAGTCAACAACCTCTCTATCAATCGAGTTTCCTTCAGCAACCGAAGGAATAGACATTAGGAAGAAAGCAATCTGAAAAGCTCTCCAGTTCCCCCTGTTTCTCTCCAAAATATCATTATATTTAGGTATTTCCCTGAATTCTATGTCTTGCTCAAAAAAGATGTTATTATCCTTCACTTCACCATCTCTAATATTGGTTCCGACCACTTGTTGTATCGCCATTGCATAGTTGGCTAATTTAAAGGCCTTCCTTACATTCTCGTCCTTTTTTAGAAGTTCAATTCCACTTTTCATTCTTTGCGCAGATTCCCTACACTTGTCTAAATGATTTTTTGGAGTATTACCATATTCAGCTTGTAAAGATGCTACTTCTTTTTCTTTTATATCAATCCATTTTTCATATGTTTCTACAAGATTACTTAATATTTCTTCAATCGCATCAGAGTTTGGAACTAGTTCAGCTAACTCTAACATTGAGATCGAATAAGTATTCCCATTTTGATCAGTAATATCAGGAGTCATACTTATAGCTTCATATTCCGGTAAAAATGTAGATGAAATCCTTTCAATGTATCTACGATCCTTATCTTTAAACCAATTTGCCGAACAACCATGTCCTAACGCAAAAGTTTGTGCTTCTCGATATAGTAACCTATTAGAATTTTCTTCTTCATCCAATTGTGTACTAGCTTTTGTTGATGGGTAAGGACAAAACTGATTCTGAATATAATCAGATAAGGTTAATGATATTTCACTCTGAAATAAACAACATTCTTCTAGAGTAGTGTCAGATGTGACAGGAGTTCGGTTAGTTAGACTAATAGTTATTAAAAACTTATTATCCCCATAGTTTCGTGAAAAAAGCAATAATTGTAAAGTTAATCCATTCACACTAATGTTTTTAGTATGAGTAGATTTCTCTATTAAATCTTTTTTAGAAAATTGGATTAGATCTAAATTAACTGTTTCACGAGTCCACCATTTATTTAACTTCTTCTCATCTGCTAAACTTATAGAAAAGTTCTTATAACTTCCTCCATTTATCTCAATATTCATTTTAGAGTTTTCATTTTCAAGTCGCACATAATAACTCAGGGCTAAACTAGCGGGTGAAAAGTCATTTTTTTGTGGCATTAAGTCGACATTTTCTACTTCATCTACCTCTTTGTTATTAAAATTAAGTGAACTACTTCTTTCTATTAGTGTTTCAATATTTTTTATGCCATCTTTCGTAATAAATTTTTCTTCACCTTCATCATTACTTTCTGTTAGATCTTTCTCTTGAGTTAATACTTCATCACTTTCAGTCTCAAATGGGAATAAAACCCCAGCTGAATATTGTAACAAAGGAGGGTTCACCTGAAGAATCTCTTCTAATGTCTGAGAATTGTAATATTTTCTATAAGTCTCTTCCCTGTTTTGAAACACGACATTTTGGGTTACTTTTAATGGGAACATTTTGTCCTTATCCACTTTAACTGGGCCAATCAATTCTTGTTTTATTTTATCAATAAGTTCATCTCTATTCTCAATATTAATTTCAAGTCCCATATAGTCATCCCTTTTCATAAAAAATTTATAACTTTCTTCTCTTGACTTAAAGGAACAGAGAAAATCTCACTCTTAAAATCAAGTATCCTTTCAATAGTAAAAGAAGCCCCTTTATACTCTGGTAATTCAACAATTTGAGAACCTGTTTCATAAAGTTGTGATAAATCTAATTCTTTTATTTTTCTTCTTAATTCATTACTAATCATTCTTCCAGCTTGAATATGGAATGCTGAAAGCTTTCGTGAAGCCTCATAATACTTAGTGGCAGTTTCTTCATTTTCCTTTGCAAGGATTAATAAAAACTTCGCATACTCTTTATTATTCTTTAGTTTAAATGACTCATCTTTTAATAAATGATTAATTTTCAATTCGTTGATGGATTCTAATCCCTTTTTATTTAATATACGGCATAGTTTTTCAGTTCCGTGCTTTTCATCTAGTTTTTTTAAATACTTCTTCAACTTTTTCTGTAAGTGTCGATATTCAGAAATGTTTTCATCAGCAAAAAGTTCATCTGCTACTGTTTTAATTAAAGTGGTTTCACTTTGATTTCGAATCAATAAGTAATCTTCTGTTGTTATAGAGTCTAGTTTTCTCTTTTCAATTCTTCTGGCTTTAGTAAGTATTTCATATTTCCTTTCGTTGTTTGCTAAGAGAATAATACGCCCCTCTGTTAATTCTACTGGTACAATTTCAATAAGCACTGTTTGTTCTTGCGTGTCTATTTCTGAGATTATATCTTGTAAAAACCATGAACTTACTTTTGGTTCTTCTATATTAGGGGAAGGAATTGTATCATTTGGTTCTTCAGAATTCCCCTTGAAATCTAAATCCTCTTCGCCATTAATATTTTTTATTTCGTTATTAGTAATTGTTAACCCTTTATACATGGTAGAATAATAACTTGCTTGATGTAGGTGTGAAAACATACTATTATTTTCAAATTTATTATCGTAAATACTATATGACAAATAGTAACTCACCTTAGCTCGTGGAACACTGTTAAATGAGTAATCAAAATATTTTTCATTCCCAATAAAAATAACAAAATCAAAGAATTTGTTTGTTCCTTTAAAAGTTTTCTCTGAATAAAACTCAATAGTCTGAACACCAATTTGTCTCTTAAAAAAACTTTTTTTACTTTCTTCTATTTCTCGTTTTGTTACTACTGCATGTGTTTGTGAACTATGGTTAATTACATTTGTTTTCAGATAATCCAATATAGGATTATTGTTACTAGAAACAATCTTCAAAAGCAAATCAAATAATAGGCTATATTCTTTGCGATCTTTATATATTACATTAATTAATTCTACAACATTTTTTAATTCTCTTAACTTGTCTTCTTCTATTATTTCACAGTAAGGTTTTAATGATGTAGACATTTCATATAAAGCAAATCGCAGTGGCATTAAGAATCTACCAAACAATTCATTGTCATATTCCTCACCAGAAAATTTCGGCCTAGATATTTTATAGATTTTATTTAATAAAGGATTGTCTATTCTTATATAATTTATTCTATAAGAGTTTGATAGTTGATAATATCTATTTGGACCTCTATCATTACTCATTTTTTTCCCTCCAACACAGAATTTCTATATTTGAAGGTACATTTATTAAACTTACTTTTTGTAGAAATTCTTCATCATTATTTATTTCACCGGTTAAAAGTGAATGTTCTATTTTTTCTAGAGCATCTAAAGTTGTATCTAACGGTGAACTTCTTGTTAAAACAATAACTTTAGGATTTTCTTTAATATCTTGGTAATACCTTAAAAAAGAATTAGTCCCATCAACTACAACTGGAATTCCGTTCCTTAGAGTATGTGTGTTTTTTTCATCATCGTTACTAGAGTAACATTCAGAAATAAAAGAGTACTGTCTGCCACCAAATTTCTTGATTCTCAGAAAATCTTGAATTGTAAAATCGTCTTCTATTATTTTTTGGGTATCTTTACGAATGTTATGTTCATTTCCAATTAATAAGAAGTAAGGGCTCCCAAGATTAAATAACTGCTTAACTGAATCTGCATCATATTTCTCAACAATCTTATTTATTCCACTATCACTAGTAAGAGTTCTCTGACGTTTATATTTATTTTGTTCTGGAGCAATTCGAATATTTTTCCAAGTTTCTTTTTTAGATAATGTAGTTATCATATCTTTATTAATACCCAGCCCTTTTAAAGTTGGGTAACCTAACTCAGATAGTCCATCAAATATATAACTTCTCTCTGGAGTAGTCTCGCTAGGTGAGTAAAAGACTAAAGTTCCAGGTTTAATATTACTAATCCAATTAGAGATATCGGCCTTATTTATTGCTTTAGTTGAATAGATTGCATGTGCTATTCCCATTGATAATGCTATTGTTATATTGGTATTAGAGGGGACGTTTAGCACTAGATTTAGCTTACCTTCCTCACTTGAATAACTATGATAAAAAAGAAAACCAAGTTCACAGAAGAACTCAAACCAATCTTCTTTTATAACCTTTAAAAAATCAGGTATATTTTTATTCATATTAAACCAATCCTTTAAATCTTCTAATTAATAAATAAAATATAAAATAATACTAGTGATAATTTGGTACATACTTACTATTTTACACTATTAAAACTACAAAACAATTAATTTTCATGGTTATTAAGTTACTTTATTTTAGTTGTGAAGTCCCGCAAAATATAATAGAAATAACTAAATCCTCATAATTGAATACCGCCTTTTTTAAAAAGCTTTCTTAATCCAACTTCACATCTACCTCTAATTTTCAATAAACTCAGAATTTATATTAAACACTGATTTTCTAGGAAGCCTCGATATTTTTTATAAAATGTTTCTAGTTTTCTGGAGTGTTTAGAGGGTCTCGACATTATGCCTTATCCAGTTACTCAATTCATATTTTTGATAAGGTACTCTAGAATAGCTATGCGCTTAGTGGTATTGATATATTTCTTCCCTTTAATATTATTCATGTTGATTTGGTTAGATATAAACAATGGTTGGTAATTGGCTTTGTCCATTGATAAAAGTATAGGAAGCCAAGTTTGTAATGAGCACGTGCATTATTTATTTTCTGATAATAGGCCCATGGAATTTTTATACAATACACAAGAAAATATTAGCAAGTATCTAAAGCTTTATCAGTGTCGTCAGACGCTCAAAAAAGTGAACAATTCTTGATATATCCACTTTTTGGAAATTGATAAACCACGTGCGGTTCACTAGGTTATGTAGTTATTTAGTTCGATCTATTGGAGGTATCTGCTGGCCTTTAAAATGATTATTAGGTTTGTATAGATTGTTTCTATGCCATATCATGTAATCTAGCTGACTCTTATTTATTCTAATTTTCATGTTCTCATTTATATTAAGAAATATCCTTGTTGAATCATCCAAACTATCTGAGATTAAAATATCTCCAGTTTGATCAAAACTTATATCTCCTCTATCAAACAACGCATCATGATTTGGGCATAGTAGCAACCCATTATTGACATCTAACCTCTCTTGATGACTTGAATGCCTCCAGGGTTTAATATGGCTAGCTATTAGAAAACGCTCATCTGACATCCCACATAGCTTGCATTTTTTTTCGGTTAATAAAAGAGCTTTTTTAAATGTTGATTGACCGATTCTCGACTTAATAAGCTGTTCTTTTTCTGTAACTTCAATTTGTAATTGTTCATCTAAGACAATTGATTCTAATTTTAAAAGCTCATCTGTTACTTCTCTAACGATTGTATTTAAGTAACCGTTATCTTGTTGGTGGTATCTTTGAAGAGAATGAATAAGTAAAGTAAAATCTGAATCTTGCTGTTCTAGTAGTTTAATTGCATCATCTATATCGAAGTTCTCAAAAATCCCTTTATGTTTATCTCTTAGTCCAATATAGTGTAGTATTCCCATCGCTTGGTAACCACGACTTTCTTCAGGGTTCAAGCCTATAGCATGTTCATCAAGCCAGCGGTGGGTTCTTGAGTGAAAAAGGTATTCATAAACTACTCTGTCCCTAGTGGGAAATTCATATAAGTTATACTCCCTTATACGTTTTACAGGTTGAAGAATAGGGAGCTGAAATGAATGGGTGTCAGTTGAATTGTCAGGTATATTTTCAGAAGTGCTAACTATTAAAAAACCTATCTTTTCAAGGAAGACATTAGTCTCATTACCACCATTAAAGTCGTAAGATGAATATTCCTCACCATTTGCAAAAAAATTAGCAATTGATAATACATATTTAGGTGGATATAAATTGTTTTCATAAAGAAGGTTGTATTTTGTTGATTGTCTTCGCCATGGTATTCCTTCTCTTTTGATTCTTTTAATAGCCTTTAGAATATGTTCTCTATTAATGTTTTTTGGAATTGTCATTTTTCCTACACCTCTTACTTAAAATATATATATTAAATAGAATTTATTGTTAGGGAGGCACATCATTTAAGAAGATTAACTTCCGGTGGCTGAGTAACCATAAATGGATAGCCGAGTTATAAAGAAATTAGATTATTTTTATGATTAATTCCCTAGTAAACAGAATAGAGCATCCTCCATTAAATAGTAGGCCGGTTTATTCTGTAATTATACTCAATCCAATTGCAATTCCGTTCCCACACACCTAAAATGCTTAAACATCCGATACTGCCCTGCTACACTCCAAAGGTATCCTCCATCTATTGTTTTAATAAACTCAATCTCAGGTTTTAATTCTGCTAATCTCCTACGAAGCCTTGATATAATCTGTCTTAATGCTGCTTCTGGATCTTTGGATTGTTGTGAAAGTCTGGAAATAATATCTTGTTTCGATACTCCAGAGGGATTTTTCATTAAATACTCTAGGATCGCTGCGTTTCTTAGTGGTATTGATACACTTCTTCCGTTGTATGAAATTTCGGTATCGTTCAGGCTGATCTGGTTGAATATAAACATGGGTTGGTCGATGTCTGAGTACATTTCGTACTCTTCTTCTGAAATGTTGCTGTACTCTACTCCATTTAAAATCATTTGGTACGGCTTTAATTCTTCATTTGGTTCAATACCATTTCTTATTTCATCTAGAAGCAGCTTTAGTTCCTCGTTCTGTTCTAGTTGTTTATAAGGCATATCATCAATTTGAACGAGCGATGCTTGCGTAATGATTTTACTGTTTTTAAGTATGTAGTAATGAGCTTTTACCTTTTGTTCTGAAGTTAACTTCTTTCTTGTTAGGTTAGGATTTGAATGGGCTGCCTGGTAGAAGGCATCTAACGACTTAGTCCATTCTTCTTCATAAAAGTATAGGAAGCCAAGTCTGTAGTTCGCGCGTGCATTATCAGGTTCTATTCTTATCACTTGCTGAAATGCTTTGATCGCCCTGTCAAATGAACGATCTTTTATTTTCAAGGATTCACCTTGCAAAATTAAAAGGTACGCTTTTACTTCTTTGTACCTGATGTTATCTCTTTCCTTAGACGATAAGTAAGTAAAAAGCTGGACACCTTCATTAACCCATCTTCTGTCTGATGCATCTTCCCTATCCATCCATTTATCTTCTAATTCTTTCAACTCTTCCAAGGTATATTCCGAATATCTTTTCATCCGTTGATCCCCACTCTTCTTTTATATAGGTACTAATTCTATTTTACTACAACCATCCCCTCCTTTCGTTGTGACAGTGTTGTCACAAGGTTCTTGCTACACTTATCTCAACAAAGCAGAAGGAGCTGGTAAATATGAAAAAAGAAACATTGTTCGCACGTCATGGATTTATGGAGTCAGATTTAAAGGCTAACGTTATGGGTAGGCATAGCAAGGTCGGTACATTCCTGAAACAGGCGCTAAATTATGTGGGGCAAACTGGGGACCCAATCCCTGAGGCTAAATGGATGGAAGCACTTCTCCATGCATCAACACAGGTAGAAAGGGTTGGCCGTGAAATGTCGGTTGATCCAAGGGAACAAGAGCTGCCTCTAGCCGAGCTGGATCCTTATATTCGCGGGATTGTTCGTTGGCTGAATGAACTAGGGTTGCACACAAGTTTTTGCTGTGACGGTCATAACAAAAGGCCTGCTCATGTCTCTTTCATTCGTTTGCTAAAGAAAGAAGAAATTAGATTATTGAAAGCTTGTGCCACTAAAGATGTACGAATTAAAATTGAAGGCAAGAAAGCGACCTTCTTGTATCGAGCTGGAGAAGTTCAAAAGCTGCTTGATGTTTCAGAACATTTCTTTGCTTTAGTTAAAGACCCTGCAAATATCATTCACTTAGAGGCGGATGGCTTCAAGTCTAAAGTAATGGACCTCCTCTCTATTTCAGGGGCAAGCGGTAATGAAAGAAAGATTAGAAATCACCTGCGCCAGCAATTAAATAAAATCACCGACTACACGTATATGGACCGTGCCGGCAATCTTCTTGCTTACCTTAATTGCGGTGAGGGTCCAACCGTTTTACTCTCAGCTCATATGGATACAGTTGAAGAGTTTAGTGAAGATCGGTATATCATTGAAGAAGGAACAGTGCTCTCCAGTTCAGATGGAATCCTAGGAGCAGATGACCGGGCTGGGATTGCCGTTGTTTTAGAGGTCTTATCCCGCATTTCTAAAACAAACTTTAATGGTACGTTAAAAGTCGCATTCACCGTTAAAGAAGAAATTGGCTGCGTTGGTGCTAGAGAGATTGACCAAGAGTTTATCTCTGATATCGATGCTGCGATTGTCGTTGACCGTAGAGGAACAAGAGATATTGTCACATCAAACTATTCCACCTCTTTTTGCCCGGATGAGTACGGGGAGCTTTTTGAGAAAGCAGGTCAGTCATTAGGTATGGAAGATTGGAAAGTAACTGTTGGAGGCTCAAGTGATGCTCGAGTATTTGCTGAGTATAGCATTCCCTCTGTGAACTTATCTGCAGGCTACTTGCATGAGCACACTGACTTTGAAACTCTTGATTACAAAGCAGCGTATGAAACGATGTTATTAGTTGAGGGTGTGCTGCACCAGCAATTGATAGGGGTTAGGGGAGACGTGCGGGCTGGTGAGGAAGTATAAAGAGTAGTTTTCTGAATTAAATAGAAAAGGCTAACTTCATTATTGAAGTTAGCCCTTTTCGTCTTTTAGCACATAAGGTTTTTACGGATCTACCTTCCCTCCCCCTACGACCCAAACCTCATCGTATTATCTACCTTTCTTCGATACACTCGCTGTCTTCTCTCACTCTGTATTTCTTGTTTGTGTTCGAGTCTCATGAGGGCTTTTTCGGCTAGGCCGTATACTCTTCTGAGGTTGTTGAGGTCTTGGATCATGAT carries:
- a CDS encoding helicase-related protein yields the protein MGLEINIENRDELIDKIKQELIGPVKVDKDKMFPLKVTQNVVFQNREETYRKYYNSQTLEEILQVNPPLLQYSAGVLFPFETESDEVLTQEKDLTESNDEGEEKFITKDGIKNIETLIERSSSLNFNNKEVDEVENVDLMPQKNDFSPASLALSYYVRLENENSKMNIEINGGSYKNFSISLADEKKLNKWWTRETVNLDLIQFSKKDLIEKSTHTKNISVNGLTLQLLLFSRNYGDNKFLITISLTNRTPVTSDTTLEECCLFQSEISLTLSDYIQNQFCPYPSTKASTQLDEEENSNRLLYREAQTFALGHGCSANWFKDKDRRYIERISSTFLPEYEAISMTPDITDQNGNTYSISMLELAELVPNSDAIEEILSNLVETYEKWIDIKEKEVASLQAEYGNTPKNHLDKCRESAQRMKSGIELLKKDENVRKAFKLANYAMAIQQVVGTNIRDGEVKDNNIFFEQDIEFREIPKYNDILERNRGNWRAFQIAFFLMSIPSVAEGNSIDREVVDLIWFPTGGGKTEAYLGVAAFSMFLKRLKDNNDTGTDIIMRYTLRLLTTDQFQRSSRLICAMEMLRKKFSEDLGGTPFSIGIWLGSKVTPNQNEGSYGAKEQLKQWKEGNDRKSFIVKSCPWCGAKLGKYTVEDENVSTGLASRRKKTMKKEERVLGYDYSRKNKELIINCPDKKCPFHNKIDVYIVDESIYEHQPTFIIGTIDKFAMLSWKPEARALFGIDRNGKRHYSPPNLIIQDELHLISGPLGSMTGMYEILIEELSTDRRTENPIKPKIICSTATIRRYEEQIMALYGRDKNKAKLFPSPGLSHDDSFFAKVAVEENNLPAKGRKYVGVYSPVIGMQMLQVKIYSILLQSVMNFQEDNRDPFWTLLSFFNSLRELGGALTLLQTDIPSYLNQVRKKHNITDRNQTRWLNNFLELTSRLDSGEVSDVIHKLKDNKNSIDVCLASNIIEVGVDIDRLSLMTVVGQPKNTAQYIQVTGRVGRNWKERPGLVVTLYKTGISRDKSHYEHFREYHERLYSKVEPTSVTPYSDPCINRSLYGLIIGYLRQLHDEKVADSPEYVREHINSLNNFKALLLNRVKLIDPKQTPVVEKNFDLYVNHILNLGATSWEEKSDGGYFLMYQSGSYVQERYKSTALPVPMSMRNVDASCQGEVTNSYLVKELEEMLV
- a CDS encoding HNH endonuclease, with product MTIPKNINREHILKAIKRIKREGIPWRRQSTKYNLLYENNLYPPKYVLSIANFFANGEEYSSYDFNGGNETNVFLEKIGFLIVSTSENIPDNSTDTHSFQLPILQPVKRIREYNLYEFPTRDRVVYEYLFHSRTHRWLDEHAIGLNPEESRGYQAMGILHYIGLRDKHKGIFENFDIDDAIKLLEQQDSDFTLLIHSLQRYHQQDNGYLNTIVREVTDELLKLESIVLDEQLQIEVTEKEQLIKSRIGQSTFKKALLLTEKKCKLCGMSDERFLIASHIKPWRHSSHQERLDVNNGLLLCPNHDALFDRGDISFDQTGDILISDSLDDSTRIFLNINENMKIRINKSQLDYMIWHRNNLYKPNNHFKGQQIPPIDRTK
- a CDS encoding winged helix-turn-helix domain-containing protein; this encodes MKRYSEYTLEELKELEDKWMDREDASDRRWVNEGVQLFTYLSSKERDNIRYKEVKAYLLILQGESLKIKDRSFDRAIKAFQQVIRIEPDNARANYRLGFLYFYEEEWTKSLDAFYQAAHSNPNLTRKKLTSEQKVKAHYYILKNSKIITQASLVQIDDMPYKQLEQNEELKLLLDEIRNGIEPNEELKPYQMILNGVEYSNISEEEYEMYSDIDQPMFIFNQISLNDTEISYNGRSVSIPLRNAAILEYLMKNPSGVSKQDIISRLSQQSKDPEAALRQIISRLRRRLAELKPEIEFIKTIDGGYLWSVAGQYRMFKHFRCVGTELQLD
- a CDS encoding M20/M25/M40 family metallo-hydrolase is translated as MKKETLFARHGFMESDLKANVMGRHSKVGTFLKQALNYVGQTGDPIPEAKWMEALLHASTQVERVGREMSVDPREQELPLAELDPYIRGIVRWLNELGLHTSFCCDGHNKRPAHVSFIRLLKKEEIRLLKACATKDVRIKIEGKKATFLYRAGEVQKLLDVSEHFFALVKDPANIIHLEADGFKSKVMDLLSISGASGNERKIRNHLRQQLNKITDYTYMDRAGNLLAYLNCGEGPTVLLSAHMDTVEEFSEDRYIIEEGTVLSSSDGILGADDRAGIAVVLEVLSRISKTNFNGTLKVAFTVKEEIGCVGAREIDQEFISDIDAAIVVDRRGTRDIVTSNYSTSFCPDEYGELFEKAGQSLGMEDWKVTVGGSSDARVFAEYSIPSVNLSAGYLHEHTDFETLDYKAAYETMLLVEGVLHQQLIGVRGDVRAGEEV